ATAAGATACGATTTATTTTTTTTTATTTGGTTAGCCTTATTTTCTATATTTATTTTTTTTTATGGAATACGTAAAAGAAAAAAAATACTTTTGGAATTTGCTTCAAATAAATCATTAAGCTTGATTACTAATGGGTTTTCCGGCCAAAAATTAAAAGGCTTATGCTCTTTGGTTGGTTTTTTATTTTTGGCTATCGCAATGCTTGGTCCACAATACGGCTATAAATGGGCGGAAGTCATAAAAAAAGGTTCTGACATAATAATTGCGGTTGATTACTCAAAAAGTATGCTTGCAAATGACATAGCTCCTTCAAGAATTGAGCGAGCCAAACAAGAAATTATTGACATTATTTCTATAGCTAACGGCGATAGAATAGGCCTTATTGGTTTCGCTGGAACTGCATTTGTTTTTTGCCCCTTAACTCCGGACTATCAATCCCTGAAAATTATTATGAACGAAATATCCCATGATTTTTTTCCAATTCAAGGTTCAAACATTGCCGAAGGCATAAAATGCGCAGTATCTGCTTTTAATTTAAAGGATATTTCAAAAAAATCTATTATTCTAATTAGTGACGGAGAATCAACAGTTGGTGAAGCAATTAAATCGGCTTCTGAGGCTTCTGACTTAGGAATTAAAATTTTTTGTATTGGTATCGGAAAAAATGATGGAATCCCTGTTCCTGATGAAAACGGAGGTTTTAAAAAAAATAAAGCTGGAGAAGTTGTATTAACAAAGCTTAATGAAAATTTGCTAAAAGATATAGCAGAAGAAACAGACGGGTTTTATGTTCCATCGGTTTTATCAACAATTGATGTTGAGCTTATATATTCCCATGAGATTGCAAAAAGCATGGATAATAAATCTTTAGGTGTCCATAAAGAAAAAGTTCTTGAAGACAGGTATCAATGGTTTCTATCTATTTCACTATTTTTTTTTTGTGTTGAAATCTTCCTTTCAAATAAAAAATCTTTATTAACAGCTGTGTGTTTATTTTTTATATTCGTTTCAGACTACTCCTATGCCGAAAGTATAGAATCTATATTTAAACATGGCATCACGGCTTATGAAAAAAAACAGTATGAAAAAGCCGCTGATTTTTTTATAAACACATTATTAAAAGACCC
This portion of the Desulfobacterales bacterium genome encodes:
- a CDS encoding VWA domain-containing protein; this encodes MRFIRYDLFFFIWLALFSIFIFFYGIRKRKKILLEFASNKSLSLITNGFSGQKLKGLCSLVGFLFLAIAMLGPQYGYKWAEVIKKGSDIIIAVDYSKSMLANDIAPSRIERAKQEIIDIISIANGDRIGLIGFAGTAFVFCPLTPDYQSLKIIMNEISHDFFPIQGSNIAEGIKCAVSAFNLKDISKKSIILISDGESTVGEAIKSASEASDLGIKIFCIGIGKNDGIPVPDENGGFKKNKAGEVVLTKLNENLLKDIAEETDGFYVPSVLSTIDVELIYSHEIAKSMDNKSLGVHKEKVLEDRYQWFLSISLFFFCVEIFLSNKKSLLTAVCLFFIFVSDYSYAESIESIFKHGITAYEKKQYEKAADFFINTLLKDPLKLEVYYNLGNAYYKAGKFESALENYSIAIKSENKNLQKKSYYNRGNANYRLLNYEKALEDYKSALFIDSKDKNIIDNIEFVLKKIELKKKQHKKIENALGEESNEKGDTSSKKDVDGKMGENDSKNKQHKSSDSLDGLEQSEKILDRLKDKPVLSNHLSKKINVDKDW